The following is a genomic window from Candidatus Obscuribacter sp..
GCCTACGCCTTCGTAGACGATTACTTTAGTGTTAGGCAGTTGTTTTTTGATGTATTTGCCGCTAGTGACATGCATGTCTTGGGGCTCATTGATGATCAATCTGGGCAGCTTACTTAGATGGCTATAGAGTTTTATATCTGCATTATTGGTGCGGCCAAACTTTAACTCCAACTCTTCCAACTGAGTAACCTTGCCCAGCGCTGTCAGGCTTTCTTCGCTCATTGTGTTGTTGATTAAAACCAGTGATTTTAGACAATTGATCTTTTGTATTGCGGCGATATCATTTGTAGATACCTGTCCGTTTAGCTCTAGCTTGCGTAATTGTTTACTACTTTTGAGTTTGTCTAGCAAGACGGATAGCGAGCTGTTTACGCTTACTTCCAGGTTGGTCAAGGCTGGCAGTATCTGCAGTTTGGCTAGTTCGGCATTGGCAAGATTGTCTTCATCGATGCGCAGCAGCTTCAGGCTTTTTAGTGAGTTCACCGCTGGTAGTGCCTGGGCTGTCAGTTGCGAGTCGCGTATTGTCAGTATTCTAAGTCCTGTGAGCTTGGTGATTGGCTCTAGTGCTTTGCTAGCTGACAGGTCTATTTTGTCCATGTCTAGCTTGTAGAGATCGTTAGCCCTAAATCCTTTGAGTACAGTGCAGCCGACTGCCATCGGGGTGAGGACAAATTCCAGCGGTGTGCCCTGTCTTAGCAGCAGGCGACCTTTGGCCGGATAGTGGTTTGATAGCTTTTCGGCTCTTGCATCTGCTACGCGGGTGGGGAATTCTCTAGCTGCCTGCTCATCTGTGCAATAGTCGATGGTGCCAATTTGATCATCATCAGGAAAATCAAACACTGTCATGCCTGGGTACTGTTTTGAGAGATCATCATCGGCATAGATTTTGCCACTATAGGTGAGGATTTTGCTTGTGGTCTGTGTGGCATTGGGATCGCGCACATATCTATCGATGTGGGCACTTTTGAGTTCTTCTGTTTGAGCTGTCGCGGCACTATTTATCAGCGCTGCTTGCTTTTTTTGCTTGTCTTGTTCTGTCTCGCCGCCCATAAACAGAGTACAAGTAAACACAGCGATGAGCAGCGCGGCTACGCCTGCGCCTATTGCCAAAAGTACTGTGCCACTGACTTGTTTGATTTCGTTTTTATTTTTATTGCCAGACCATTTTTTGTTTTGATTTTTTTTGTCTGCACGCCCGCTTTTGCTTGCGGATTTGTTGTCGCTGTCTTTGCTGCTGCCTTTTTTGTCAGCCTTGCTGCTGCTCTTAAGTCCACTTTTACTATAGCCGCGCACGTCTTCTACTGGCTCTGCCACTGGCTCTTTGCCTTGTTTGATACGCTCCAGATCTAGTGCCAGTTCTTTGGCATTCTGGTAGCGTTTACGAGGCTCTTTAGCCAGGCAACGAGCCACGACACGTTCGATGGCTGGGGCAAAAGCACGCTTACTGTTAAAGCTCAGTGTCGGAGGATCTTCTTCGATATGGAGCATTACTGTATCGAGCGGTGTCTCGCCATCAAAAGGCACCACACCGGTTAATACTTCGTACAGGCTGCAACCAATGGAGTAGATATCGGAGCGCGCATCCACAGCCTCGCCCATGCATTGTTCTGGGCTCATATAAAAGGGACTGCCAAATACCTCACCGGTAGCAGTCATAGACTGAGCATCGCTGCCTGGATCAGTCAGTTTGAGGATGCCAAAATCGAGGATTTTGACTGATAGCTCACCGGAGGGATCATTGCATAAAAATATATTGCCAGGTTTGATGTCCCGGTGGATGATACCGTTGCGGTGAGCATAGCCAAAGCCATCTAGTGCTTTGACAAAGATATCGATTGTGCGTGTAAGAGATAGCGGACCGCTCTCTCTTATGATTGTCTCAAGGTCTTGACCTTGCAGATAATCCATGGCGTAAAAAGGCAGGCTAGAGTCATGTATACCGAGATCGTATATCTGGATCAAGCAGGGGTGGGTCAGACCTGCCATCACTTTTGCTTCATTTTGAAATCTCTTCCAGTTTTGTGCATTGACCAGCTCAGGAGATAAAACCTTGAGGGCGCAAACGCGGCCCAGAGCTGTTTGTGAGGCTTTGTAGACGACACCCATGCCGCCTCGTCCTATGACCGAGACTATTTTAAATGCGCCACCGACTATAGTGCCTTCTTTTAGCTCTGAGCCAGAGAGCTTGGATTTATCAAGCTTTTTACGATCAAATTTGCGCCCCATCGTGCTGCCACCAGCCCAGACTCGCGAGATGGTCTGGCGGCGATTGTCGTTTAGCTTGATGTCTCTGGCGTTTTTGTCGGTCATTACGTCCATTTTACAGGACTTTGGCAAATGCGTTATGGTGTAAAAAAGGCTGTACTGGCATTGCGCTGGCTGGGCTCGACAATTTTAACAAACTTGATCATCTTATCTAGCTGCTTTTCTACGTCCTTATTCCATTTTGGATTGTGCGAGCTTATCGTCAATTCTTCCAAATCGGGGAAGTATTCCTTGAAGATGCTCAAGCAGTTGGGTGAGAGATTGGAATCAGAGACACAAAGCTTTTTGATTTTTTTGAGGGTACCGAGTTGCACTAACTGATCGTCACTCAAAGAAGTGCTATTGAGGTCGAGAGTTTCGAGATTTTTGAGTGTTTTGATTATGTTCAGTTCTTTATGGCTCAGTGGAGTGTCGCCGAGCTTTAGCTCCTCTAGCTCAAGATCGTCTCTCAGGGCTGGCAGGATATCAAATTGATTAGCAAGCTCTCTCACGTTGAGAGACTTTAGTTGGCGCAGTCTTTTGAGTTTGAGCAATTGAGCAATGCTAAACCCAGTGGCTTTTACAGTGAGCTTTTTGAGGTGCTTTTGCTGATCGATAAAGCCAAATGATTTATCTGTGACGTCGCTTGATGTAAAGTCTATATCTTTTAAAGATGTGATTTTGGAGAGGTGCTTAATGAGCCCATCTCCGTCTTCGGCACATTTCTTAAACATGATGGATTTTAGCTCGCCATCTCTAAAGTTGGCGACCATGGCTGGGTCATTGTT
Proteins encoded in this region:
- a CDS encoding protein kinase; amino-acid sequence: MTDKNARDIKLNDNRRQTISRVWAGGSTMGRKFDRKKLDKSKLSGSELKEGTIVGGAFKIVSVIGRGGMGVVYKASQTALGRVCALKVLSPELVNAQNWKRFQNEAKVMAGLTHPCLIQIYDLGIHDSSLPFYAMDYLQGQDLETIIRESGPLSLTRTIDIFVKALDGFGYAHRNGIIHRDIKPGNIFLCNDPSGELSVKILDFGILKLTDPGSDAQSMTATGEVFGSPFYMSPEQCMGEAVDARSDIYSIGCSLYEVLTGVVPFDGETPLDTVMLHIEEDPPTLSFNSKRAFAPAIERVVARCLAKEPRKRYQNAKELALDLERIKQGKEPVAEPVEDVRGYSKSGLKSSSKADKKGSSKDSDNKSASKSGRADKKNQNKKWSGNKNKNEIKQVSGTVLLAIGAGVAALLIAVFTCTLFMGGETEQDKQKKQAALINSAATAQTEELKSAHIDRYVRDPNATQTTSKILTYSGKIYADDDLSKQYPGMTVFDFPDDDQIGTIDYCTDEQAAREFPTRVADARAEKLSNHYPAKGRLLLRQGTPLEFVLTPMAVGCTVLKGFRANDLYKLDMDKIDLSASKALEPITKLTGLRILTIRDSQLTAQALPAVNSLKSLKLLRIDEDNLANAELAKLQILPALTNLEVSVNSSLSVLLDKLKSSKQLRKLELNGQVSTNDIAAIQKINCLKSLVLINNTMSEESLTALGKVTQLEELELKFGRTNNADIKLYSHLSKLPRLIINEPQDMHVTSGKYIKKQLPNTKVIVYEGVGKFDSSKND